The genome window ACAGCGATCTCGGTGATCAGGAAAAACAGTACAAATGAAAACAATCCTGGAATATAATATCTTTCAAGATGTGTGGTTTGAGGTGTCCCCCCAGTAAACGGATCAAAAGCCTTGTCGGTGTGTTCTCCCTTAGGAGATAAAAGGCCAGAGATTAAATACACACTCAAGCTTACAAGGAAAATAAATGCAAACGCTAGGATGGCCCCCACTCTTGGATCTGTTGAAAGTGGCAGGAGAGCTACCTCAAAAGCATATTCTATGGTAAAACTTTTTTCCATTCGAATGGCACGCGCGGGGCACACATCAGAACACAAGCCGCAGTAAATGCACCTTAAATAGTCAAATCTTGGAGCCTTCTTGTCTATTTCCCTTCCCCCAACAATTTGCTTTCCTACAGTTATCATGGTTATAGCTCCAGGTGGACAAGACCTACCGCATAACCCGCATCCAAGACACTTCTCTATATTTAAGACGGGGCGCCCTCGAGACATGCTGTTTTGAGCAGCTTCATCAA of Thermofilum uzonense contains these proteins:
- a CDS encoding 4Fe-4S binding protein yields the protein MVKSGFVKLLCMSFANLLGRPRTLAIDEAAQNSMSRGRPVLNIEKCLGCGLCGRSCPPGAITMITVGKQIVGGREIDKKAPRFDYLRCIYCGLCSDVCPARAIRMEKSFTIEYAFEVALLPLSTDPRVGAILAFAFIFLVSLSVYLISGLLSPKGEHTDKAFDPFTGGTPQTTHLERYYIPGLFSFVLFFLITEIAVFLILLRPALYVLLLVLITLAALMVEGIELLRRLR